Below is a genomic region from Ruania alba.
CCGCAGGCTCCTGGACGCCACCCTCGATCCACGAGTCAGCACATCAGCGCTGCTCGCGCGGGCAGTGGCACGCCGGAGGCACGGCCGCCCGCGGACGATCATCACCCGCGATCTCGCGCAACTGTTCGCGCGGGAGGCCCCGCTGCGGATGATGGTGGCCTCGGCGCTCACCCGCTGACCTGCGTCCGAGGCGGAGGGTCACCGAGCTGCAGGCGGTGTGTCGCCGAGCCCAAGCAGCAGGGCGCGGCCGACCAACTTCTGCGTCCATCGCACCCCGTGCTGCTCCTGCCAGAGTTCGACGATCCGACGTTCCCCCGCCCGGTCGGCATCGTCGAGCACGATGACGGCGTCCGGGGCGAGACGCTCCACCAGTACCGGAAGCGCCGGGTAGCGGGCGAGGTCGCCGGTCGCCTTGGGCGGGCCGTCCACGACGAGCATGTCGATCAGCGGGAGCGAGGCGGCGTCTACGTTGTACCAGTCGAGCGGTCCATGATCGGTCTCGGTGGGTACTAACGGTGCATGCCTCACCTCGGCCCAGGCGCCCAGGCCGTGCCGGGCGAGATGCGCACGAGTCGCTGCGGCGTAGTCGCCATCGTGATCCAAGGAGACGACGCGACCATGTCCGTTGCGACGCAGGGCCTGGGTGACCCACATGGTCGAGGTGCCGCTGCCGCACTCGACTACCGTGGTCGGACGCAGCCGGGTGATCAGGTCAACGATCTCCACCAACGTCGTCGGCTCCATCGCCCACCCTCCGACGGCCGGCAGCGGAGCGTCCGGGGTGAACCAGGACTGCAGCAGCGCCATCGACTGCTGCTGCGTGAGCGGCTCATGCTTGAGGTCCCGCAACGACCGGCGCAACTCGATCTGCCGTGCGCGGGCGCGGTCGGCATGCTCCTCCACCAACTGATGGGTCTGCGCTAGTTCGGTGGAGATCTGCCCCACCGAGGATTCGATCGTGCGGGTCAACGTGCGGCCCGGCTCCGTGCGCAACTGCTTTTCCAACCGCCGACGCAGGCGGCGAATCTCGTCCCGGGCCGCGCGCTGGTCGGCGCGCACTCGCGCGACCTGCTGCTGCATGCTCTCCAGCTGGCTGCGCAGCGCGTGCCGATGCCGCCCGTCCAGCTCCAGGAGCGCCGCCAGCACTGCGGACACCGCCAGCAGGGTCAGCGCCGCACCCAGGTCACCCTCCACGGCCATGACGACGACGGCTCCCACCACAGCGGCGGCGAGGACCCCACCTTCGAGCAGTCGACGTCGTCGCACTTCGCACCTCAGTTTCTGATCGCGGGTTCGCCAGCGTATCGAGGATCAGGTCGTGACGAGCTCATCTACGACATGAATTGGGGCGGTGTGGCGAACCGGGCGCCGATCGAGGAGGTGGCGACCGGTTCCGTCCCCGGAGCTCGCGCACACGACGAGGGCGCCGTCCTCGGTGCGTCGATCGGACCAGTACAGCGGGGGCCGGGACGTCACTTCGATCTGCGCGCCGCGCACGATCACGGCGGCGACAGCGCCATCCGGCAGGTCCTCCGGCCGCACGTCCTGGTCGTCGTCGATGCGATGCAGGACGGGCGCCAGTGCCACCCCAGGGTGTTCGCAGGGATCTCGGCTAATCAGGTAGACCGTGTCACACCGGCCGGCATCGGCGTCGGAACGCACCCGCTCCTGCTGGAGCACCAGTTCTGGCGCTCCGATGAGCACAGGGTCCCGCCAGGGGCGTCGAGCGTCGAAATGCAGCTCCAGCGCTACCTCGGCCGTGGCTTCCCGTTCGACGGCCCCGGCACTTCCTTCGTGCCGCGCACTGCCGGCCCGTTCGGTAGCGAGCTCGCGCAGGCGAGCAACGAACGAGGCGTGCGAGAAGCGTTCGTCCACGAGCGCCCGTGAGCGCTGCACCTGCTCGGCGTACAGTTCCGGGTCGGCCAGATACCGTCGTGTCAGTGCTACCGCCTCCTCCGGTTCGGCGTAGAGCACGGCGTCGCCGAAAGTGGGCTGATGCTTGGGCGACGCGATCGTCAGCACCCCACTCGCGGCCGCCTCCAGGATCACGCGCCCGAAGGCCTCGTTGGCATGGGCATTGTCCAGATACAGGAAGACGTCCAGATCGGCGAGGAACTCGCGCACATCGCGGGCCTTGTGCTGCAACAGCGTCCAGTTGCTCGGCGGGCGCTCGCTGCGCCCTCCGTCGCGCAGCAGCCGCCGCACAGTGTTGGCCGCCCCCATCATCCGCACCTCCACCTCGGGTCCGAACCCATAGGCGGTGAGCAAGTGCTCGGCGCTTTCCGGGAACTTGATACCGGTGTCCCGCGAGTACCGGCCGACCACCGGGGGGTCGCCGATTGGTCGCGGCGTGCGCACATGCCAGGTTTCGGCATCGACGAGGCCAGGGCTGTCCCAGGGAGTGAGGGAGATGCCCGGATCCATTTCGGTCAGCAACTCCCGCACCGTCGGCCCCTGCGGCACCCACCTCGGCGCCGTTTCGAACAGGGCCGTCGCATGCGCCGTCACGTCCTGGGGGACGTACCGCTGGTCGGACCCGTCCGGTTCGCACGGTGCCTGGTTCGCCACGATGAGCAGGTTGTCCGGCCGCACCGCGCCACTGACTGCCGGTGGATACTGCAGGATCGGGGGGTAGCGCAGCACGAGAGTCCGCACGGCCACGTCGTCGTCCACATGCACCCACTCCACGGCGCCGTCCCGGATGAGTTCGCGCAAGGGAGCACACAGGGGGTCATCCCGCCGGGTCATGAACCGCATGGCCTCCAAGTGCATGACACCTACCCGCATCCCGGCGGCGCGGCATGCGGCGATCTCCTCCAGCATCGAGTTCTGCGGTCCGCCATGCCGCCGCCAATCACCAGCGAAGACGACGTCCAGCACTGGTCGGGGCCCCACCTGATGGGCGCGACCAGTGGACCAGCGTCGTGGTGTGGGGAAGCGACGAGGCCCGTCCGGCTCGAGGAAGGGGTCGGCCTTTCCGGCGGCGATCCTGCGGTGCCAGTCCTCGTACGCGCCGCGGTAGGCGCGCCGCGAAGTGTGCCGCCACCCGGCGGAGAAGTCGCTGGCCGAGAGCGTGGTCTCACCACCGCGAAGGAAGGTGAGGGCGGCACGGGGCAGGCTCTTGATCCGCTTGCCGCACGCCGCCTCCAACCTGCGGGCGAACTCCGTGTCCGCCGCCTTGCGCACCGGGTCGAAGAACCCGATCCGGCCCACGACCTCGGCGAGGCGGAACATCAGGGACGGGGCCGCCGTCATCAGCGGACGGTATCCGGGTCGCGTCAACTCCAGCATCTCGCTGATCCGGACACCCCACCCGCGGGTCGCGAGCAGGCTTCGATCCTTCAACAGCGGACGAACGCCTGTCTCGAGATAGGTGGGGTGAACCCAGTCGTCGGAATCGACAGTGACGACGAAGTCGCCCGTCGCCTGCCGCAGTGCCGTGTTGCGTGCACGGTAGGTGCCGCCGTTGATCGACTTGCGGATCACCCGGATCCTCGGATCCAGGGCGGCGACCTCGGCCAGCACCTGCGTCGACGCCGCGCCGGAGGCATCATCGACGATCAGCATCTCCCAGTTCTGCCACGTCTGGGCGATGACGGACCGAACTGTGGTGAGCAGCTCGGGACCGGGGTTGAAACAACTCGTGATCACCGTGATGCGGTGCGGATCATGTGTCACGGTGTCCGTGACGGCCTGCAACCGGTCGAAGGGCGAACCGGGGGCGTCCTGCAGACTCAGGCTGGGCACGCCTGGCCGCAACACTGCCTCGGAGAGAGAGGCGGTCCAGGCCGCGATGTCGTCCGGACCGCCCCGCAGGAACGGGTTCAGTAGGTCGGTCAGTGCGGCGGCACGGTGCTGTGAGTCGATATCGAGGTCCGCGGCTCCGAGCAGTTCAGCGGCGGCCTCGCGTCGGTGCAGCCGCACCAGAAGCTGCAGGTAGAGGTCGAGGTGGGCGCCGAGTGCGGCGCGCCCCCATGTCCGCTCCACGGTGGCCATGAGCGCCACTGCCACCTCGTGGTCGGCGGGCGAGCCCTGCTGCAGCGCCCGCACTCGGGCATATTCGGTCGTCCACGTCGGGTCGAGCCGGTTCGAGACGGCATGACGAGCGGGTGTGCCCCCTGCGAACGCCTCCAACTCGACGCCGTTGAGGTGACCGAAGCTGGCCAGGTGCGCGAGGATCTCCCGACCGGCGAGCGACTTGGTGCGCAGCAACGTCGTGGGCAGGTCCCGCGGGTCCCGTTGCGCGAACACCGCGTGATCGGCGTGTACCCGGGCTGTGGTCAGCTCGCGACGGCGGCGTTCCGCGACCTGTCTCATGCGGTGTGCAGCGGGTCGCGACGGGGGGCCGTCGCGGCTTCCGGGTGGGGCGAACCCGGGGAATCGGCGGGTCGTTCCGCGGCCGCCAGCAGTGCGGCAGCCGCCTCCTCCAGGGCGGCCTGCGAGCGATCCAACCGGCCGACGTACTGTGCCTGCAACAGGCGGACCGTCCCCATCAGGTCGTCGGGGGAGACACCGGGAGTGGCGCGTGGCTCCGGCTTGGTGCGCGCGGCGAACCGGGAGCGGGTGCGGCGGTTCGTGTCGAGCGAGATGACGGCGATCATCAGCAGCAGAGCCGCCAGACCGACCTCAGGGATCCACGGGTGCCCCAGCAGAGCGAACACCGCGGTGAGGAGCGCCGGCGCCGTCAGGGCTGCCAGGGCAATCTGGTACTTCTTCGATCTCATCGGCCCACCTCGCCTGTTAGTCTCGTCGCGGAACTCATTCGTGGCCCTTCTGACGACGGGAACTTTGCGCGTTCTCGAAGGAGATAACCACGACCAGAGGGCGTCACAGTGTCGCTAGTACAACGACTGGGTGAACAGTCGGTAACAGTCCTTCGAGTCCCGGACTCGGAGGTGCTGCGCCGACCGTTCGGTTATGCCTACGCGGCGATCCGCACCGGCTCACGAGCGGTCCCGGACCTGCTCGCCCGCGTGGCGACCGCAGGTCGATGGGACGCGCGCACCCTGCTACGGGGTGCACTCGAGCGGGAGCTGCCCGACGAGGCCACGAGCGGACGGCGGCTCAAGGTCACGGCAGCTCTCGCTGCCGTCTGGGCGACCGGTAGCGCGACACAGGAGGCCGCGTTGGCGACTTACCTGACCTTGGCGGAAACAGTCGGTGCCGATCAGCTGGACCCGCCGAGTCAGCAGCTCCTCGCCCAGCTTGCGCTCCTCACCGGTCAGGACGCCGCTGTTCGGGACCTGGCCCTGACCCGGATCGCGCCCATCGTCCGGCACTACCTGACCGTCGACCGCACCAACCCGTGGCTCGGCTGTCTCGATGCGGACGCCCAGGTGCACGCAGGCGCCGAACTCCCCAGCGCCCGAGTTCGGACTGCGTGGGAGCGACTGCTCGGTGCCGAGTTCGCGAAGGCGGGTCTTACCGGACCGAGCGTCACACCCGATGCCCCGACCCTCTACGACGGCCTGACCTGTGAGCGACCACCCGCCGTCGACGGGCCGTTGGTGACGGTGGTCATGCCGTGCTACCGGCCGGATGCCGGGCTACTCACCTCGGTGCGCTCGATCCTCGCGCAGTCCCACGAGAACCTCGAGATCCTCATGGTCGACGACGCCTCCGGCCCCGGGAGCGCACACTGGTTCGACGCATGCCGCGAGCTGGACCCGCGGATCCGGGTGATCCAGGCCGAACGCAATGGCGGCACTTACGCGGCACGGAACCTCGCTCTGCACGCTGCCCGTGGCGAGTTGATCACGTTCCAGGACGCCGACGACTGGTCGCATCCGGCACGGATCGCGGCTCAGGTCGCTGCCGTGAGCAAAGACGAGGAGGCGGCCGGATCCGTCAGCGACGCGATTCGCGCCAAAGATGATCTGACCCATCAGTGGCTCGGGTATCCGGCTCGCCGGCGCAACGCCTCGTCGCTGATGGTACGCCGAGCCGTGGTGGAGGCCGTCGGCGGGTTCGACCCGGTACGCAAGAGTGCTGATTCCGAGTTCTACGAACGGATCCAGCATGCCTGGGGACCGGTGCTAGACGTTCCGGTGCCCCTGGCCATCACCCGGCTGCGGGCCGGCACGCTGTCCCGGTCGGACTTTCGCTACCAATGGACCGCGCCGGACCGGCTCATCTACCGGGACCAGTTCCGACACTGGCACGCCACGACCGATCATCTCGTGCAGCGCGACGACTCCGAGCGGCCCTTCCCCGCCCCGGCGTCCTTCCTCGGCGCACACGGAGCGCGCGCCCGCCTCCACCTGGACCTGCTCGTGCTGGCTGACCTGAGCACGGCGGACGGCGTGGCCGCGCTGCAGGCGGCGGTCGAGGACGCCGGCACGGCGGCGACGGTCGGTGTGCTGCACCGGGAGGATGCGCTCGCGGGTCATTCCCGGCGACCCGAGATTCACGCCGAGGCGCTCGACCTCGCCGCCTCGGGCCAGTGCCTTCTGGTCTCGTCCACTGATCCCCTTGAGGCAGATCTTGTCCTCGTCCCGCAGGTGAACGTCCTGCTCACCCAGCACCGACCGGTGCCCGACGTCCGCACATTCGAGGTGCTCTTGGTGCCGCAGGTGCCTCGCGATCCGGACGGTGTGATTGACCACGTGGCTCTGGCGGAGGAAGCGCGCGCCCTGTTCTGCACCCGGCCCCGATGGGCCGCGGCCAGCATCGAGGACTACCAGGCCCTCCTGGAGGACGGCTTTGAACGACTCGTCCTCCTCTCGGACGAGATGGCTACTATCGTCGGGGCCAACGAGCCCGGGGGCTCCGACTGACTCCCAGCGGGCCTCGGCCGCCATCCGGCTCGCGACCGCGCACGCACAAGGAGAGTCATGCAGATCACCGTCATCGGGCTAGGCAAGATCGGCCTGCCGCTGGCCGCCCAGTTCGCCCACGCGGGGCACGATGTGGTCGGTGTCGACGTCAACCCGCAGGTGGTCGATCTGGTGAACGCCGGCACCGAGCCGTTCCCCGGTGAGGCGTACCTGGCGGAGCGGCTGACCGCACTGGTGCCCACCGGTCGGCTGCGTGCCACCACCGACTATGGCGACGCCGTCCCGGGCAGCGATGCTGTGGTGATCGTGGTGCCGCTGTTCGTCGACGACGAGACCTGGGAGCCGGACTTCGGCTGGATGGACTCGGCTACCCGCTCTCTGGCCGAGCACCTGAGTCCCGGCACTCTCGTCTCCTACGAGACGACGCTCCCCGTGGGCACTACGCGAACCCGGTGGAAGCCAATGATCGAGGAGATCTCGGGCTTGCGCGAGGGGAGGACTACCACCTCGTCTTCTCCCCGGAGCGGGTACTCACCGGCCGGGTGTTCGCCGACCTGCGGCGCTACCCGAAGCTCGTCGGGGGCCTCTCGGCTGCCGGCGGTGAGCGAGCCCGGGAGTTCTACGAGGCCGTCCTCTCCTTCGACGAACGGCCCGATCTGGACCGTCCGAACGGGGTGTGGGACCTGGGGAGCGCCGAGGCAGCCGAGATGGCCAAACTGGCCGAGACCACTTACCGTGACGTGAACATCGCCTTGGCGAACCAGTTCGGCACCTTCGCGGCCGCGAACGGGATCGACGTGCACCAGGTGATCGATGCGTCGAACTCGCAGCCCTACTCGCACATCCACCGGCCCGGTATCGCCGTCGGCGGCCACTGCATCCCCGTCTATCCTCGCCTGTACCTGTGGACCGATCCCGAGGCCACCGTGGTGCGGACTGCCCGGCAGGCGAACATGCAGATGCCGGCCTACACCGTGGGTCTTGCCGACGGGGCGCTGGGCGGACTCGCCGGCCGGCGAGTGGTCGTGCTCGGTGCCGCATACCGCGGGGGAGTGAAGGAGACCGCGTTCTCCGGGGTGTTCGCTACTGTGGCTGCGCTGCGCGATGCCGGTGCCTATGTGCTCGTGCACGACCCGATGTTCTCCGACGACGAGCTCATCGCCTATGGCTTCACCCCGTACCACCTGGGGGAACCGGCGGCGGCGGCCATCGTGCAGGCCGACCATCCTGAGTACGCCGAGCTGAGCCCGTCCGACATTCCCGGGATCGAGGTGCTCGTGGACGGACGCCGGGTCACCACAGCCGAGCAGTGGCCGCACGTGCGGCATCTGACGGTCGGTGTTGGCACACTGGACGAATGACGAACCTCGCACCTGGAGTCCTTGCTGTCACTGGCGGCCACGTCGTCCCTGTCAACGCCCCGCCGATCGACAACGGCACGGTCGTGGTCACCGACGGGGTGATCTCCGCCGTCGGAGGCGCTGACGTCCCGGTGCCGGACGGCGCACAGGTGATCGATGCGACCGGCCGGTGGGTGCTGCCTGGGTTCGTCGAGGCCCATGCGCACCTCGGTGTGCACGAGGACGGCGAGGGCTGGTCCGGTAACGACACCAACGAGATGACCACCCCGAACGGTGCCCGGTTCCGGGCCCTGGACGGGATCGACATCGACGAGGTCGGTTTCCGAGACGCGCTCGCCGGTGGGGTGACCGCAGCGGTGATCAAGCCGGGCTCGGGAAATCCGATCGGTGGGCGCACCGTCGCGATCAAGACCTGGGGCGGACGGACGGTGGACGAGCAGGTGATCTCGGCCGACGTCTCGGTCAAGTCTGCGCTCGGGGAGAACCCGAAGCGCGTGTACGGGGAGAAGAAGGAGACGCCGTCCACGCGGCTCGGCGTGGCGGCGGTACTGCGCGACGCCTTCGTCGGCGCACGCAACTACGCCGAGGCACGCGCGCACGCGGTGAGCAAGGGGGAACCCTTCGCCCGCGACCTCACCCTGGAGACCCTCGCCGACGTGCTCGACGGCCAATTGGCCTGGGACCAGCACTGCCACCGGCACGACGACATCGCCACGGCCATCCGGCTCGCTGAGGAGTTCGGCTACCGGCTCGTGGTGAACCATGGCACGGAGGGCCACAAGATTGCCGACGTGCTCGCTGAGAAGGATGTTCCGGTGATCTTCGGCCCGATGTTCACCTCCCGGGTGAAGGTGGAGCTGCGCGATCGCGCGATCGGCAACCTCGCCCAGATCGCGGCGGCGGGGGTGCGGGTGGCGATCACCACAGACCACCCGGTGGTGCCGATCAACTTCCTCGTGCACCAGGCCACGCTGGCGGTGAAGGAGGGTCTGCCGCGGCAGACCGCCCTGGAGGCCCTCACGGTGAACCCGGCCGCCATCCTCGGCCTGGACGAACGCATCGGCGCACTGGAGGTGGGCCGTGACGGGGACCTGGTGGTCTGGTCAGGTGACCCGTTGGAGATCGGGTCCCGCGCGGAGCAGGTGGTGATCGGTGGTCGGCCGGTGCTCGCGCCGGGTGAGGACGGCTCACACATCGTTGAGCGGAGTGCGCGGTTCGGTCGCTGAGGCGGCCCGCGACCGGTGGCCGGATCAGACCCGGCGTTTAAGCGTCGAGCGCACCGTGACCTGTCCGAGCGCCCAGATCGAACGCGGGACGGAGAGCTTCTCGATTTCGCGATAGAGGCGCCAGTTGTACGCCACCAGGCCGAGCCGGCTGGTACCCGAGAGTGAGCCCGCGTGCTGCTCCCGGTACAGGGCGAGCGGTTCGTCCAGCCCCCGGGCGATCGAACCGTCTCGCAGGATCGACAGCCAGAGGCCGTAGTCCTGGCGTTTGCGCAGATCGGGCATGGTGCGCAGGCCGAGCTGATCGACGTCGTACATCGCGGTGAGGCAGCCGATGTGGTTCTGCTGCAGCATCAGCCGGTAGTCGAGTCGGTCGCGTGCTCGGACGATACGTTGCGTCGGGACGAAGTCGAGAGCCTGACCGCCGAAGTCGGCGGCGACCTTGTAGTAGGAGGTGAAGGTCAGCGGCGCGCCCGTGGTGCGAGCGAAGTCGAGCTGTCGCTCGAGCTTGTCCGGCAACCACTGGTCGTCGGCGTCCAGGAATGCCACCTGGGAGCCCCGGGCGCGCGTGATGGCCGCGTTCCGGGCGCGGGCCGCACCGCCGGAGGACGTCGTGCGCTGTGGGAGGATCCGCTCGTCCTCGGCGGCCAACCCGCGCACCACCTCCCACGATTCGTCGGTGGAGGCATCGTCGGTGATCAGTAGTTCCCAGTCCTGATGCCTCTGGTGCTGCACCGACCGGATGGCCGCGCTGACGGTGGTGGCAGCATCGTGGACCGGCATGATCACGGACACCAGGGCCATGCATCCTCGTTTCGGTGTTGCGCACTCTGAGCAGACTGTTGCCACGGTAGCGTGAAGCTTCCGCCGGCGGTGAGCAGAGGAGACGCAGTGCCCAACACGATCGAGCCTGGAACGCGGGTCTTGGTGATCGGCAGTTCCGGCTTCGTCGGGTCGCATCTGGACGCCGCCTTCGGCGACCTCGGGGTGGAACTGGTGCGGTTCGATCTGCATCCAGATCCGCACGGACAGCACGAGACCATCGTCGGAGATGTCCGCGACGTCGAGGCGCTGACCGAGGCGATGGCCGGGTGCACCGCAGTGCTGAACCTGGCGGCTGCACACCACGACTTCGGGATCTCCACCGAGACGTTCGAATCGGTCAACGTCGGTGGCGCTCGCGCCGTCTGCGCGGCGATGGAGCACCACGGCATCACCAATCTCTGCTTCTACTCTTCCGTAGCCGTCTACGGTGAGCACTCGGAACCGCCCGACGAGACCACCGTGCCGACTCCGGTGAACGACTACGGCCGCACCAAGCTGGCTGCCGAGGCTGTCTACCGGGAGTGGGAGTCCACAGCGACCGACGGCGCACCCCGGCGAGCGCTCATCGTGCGCCCGGCAGTGGTCTTCGGACCGCGCAACTTCGCCAACCTGTACAAGCTGATCCGGCAGATCCACACGCGCCGGTTCCTGCCGGTCGGCCCAGGAAGTAATCGCAAGAGCATGTGCTATGTCACCAATCTGGTGGAGGCGATCGCGTACCTGTGGAGCGCCCCGAGCAGACTCCCCAGCGGAGAGGTCGAGGTGTACAACTACGCCGACAAGCCGGACCAGACCTCCCGCGAAACCGTGACGGAGGTCTACCGCGCGCTCGGCCGGCGCGAGCCCGCCGTGCGGATTCCGCTCGCGCCGGCGCTGTTGGCTGCGAAGCCCTTCGACATGGTCGGCCGAGTCACCGGCCGGGACCTGCCCGTGACCTCCGCGCGAGTGCGCAAACTGTCCGAGTCGGAGACGGCGTTCGAGGCCGCCCGGATTCGCGAGGTCGGTTTCGTCCCGTCGGTCACGTTGCCGGAGGGTATCGCGCGGATGGTGCGCTGGTACCTCAGCGAAGGCTCCTCAGCGACGCCTGTGGTGCACATCCCACCGGCCGAGGTCAGCCGCTGACGTGAACATCCTCACGCCTGCATTCCAAGGCGCCCGGTGGGGCTCGACGACGCTGATCCCCGAGTTCCTCGGTACCCGCCCCTCCGGCAACCCGGTGGCCGAGGCATGGTTCGGTGCCCACCCCAGTGCGCCGTCGGGCACCGACGACGGAACTGACCTGGGCAGCCTGCTGGCACGCCAGCCGGAGCAGCGGCTGGGACGGGACGTCGTCACCCGGTTCGGCGAGCGGCTGCCGTATCTGCTGAAACTGATCGCTCCGGTGCGCCCACTCTCGCTACAGGTGCACCCGAACCTGGAACAGGCTGCGGCCGGACACCGTCGCGAGGAGGCGCTCGGCATCCAGGTGGCACAGCGCAACTATCCTGATGCGAACCACAAGCCCGAAATGGTCTACGCGCTCAGCACGTTCGAGGCTGTCTGCGGATTCCGTGCCCCACGCCGGGTCGCCGAGCTACTCGACGGGCTCGATGCTCAGCTCGCTCGTCAACTGGCGGCGATCCTGAGGCGGGACCCCAGCGCGGAGGGAGTGCGGTCGGCGTTCGCGCGACTGCTCGGCCACGCGGACGGTGACGAGGTGACCCAGGTGGCTCGTGGCTGCCGGGAGCGGCTCGCGGCCGGCGATTCCCCCTCGCCCCGGGCGGACGCCCTGGTGGTGATGCTCGCCGACGAGTACCCGGGGGACCCTGGCGCGGTCACCGCGTTGTTGCTCAACCCGGTCACGCTGCAGCCCGGGGAAGCGCTCTTCGTCCCACCAGGGTGCGTGCACAGCTACCTGAGCGGATTCGCTGTCGAACTGATGGCCAACTCGGACAATGTGCTGCGGGCCGGGCTGACGGTCAAGCACGTGGACGTGGCCGAGCTGCTCGCTACGGTGGACTGTGTGGCCGCACCACCGATTCGGATCGCGCCCGAGACGGTCGGTTGCACCGAGGTGTTCTATGCCCCCGTGGACGACTTCGAGCTTTCCGTTGCGACACGTGCCGGTGGCGAACCGGCACGGCTGCGCGGCCGCGGCCCGCGCATCTTGCTCGGACTGGACGGAGCGATCACGGTGGCAGCCGGCGGGATCGAGCGTGTGCTCGCTCGTGGCGAGAGTCTCTTCCTGGGAGCGGACGAGACCCCGGTGCTGCTGTCCGGCGCCGGCCGGCTGGTGCAAGCAGGGGTGCCCTGACGTTCAGCCGATCAGTCGCGCCGACTCCTGCGTGGCGATGCGGTCCACGTCGGCGTCCGGGTCTGCCACGAGGACCACGGAGCCGCCGTTCGCCCACGTGCCCACCATGCGACGGAGCAGGGCTGCCAATGCGTCGTTCGCCTCGTCGGTGGCATCGACCTGCACGAGCACCCGGTCCCCGGCGATGTCGGTGGCGAGAAGGTCGTCCTCCTGGTCGTCCCACCGGAGGGTGGCTCCAACTGAGGAGACAGGCTGGATCAGTGCATCCGGCTGACTCATCGCCTCAGCGGCACCGTCTACGGCGCCGGACGGGACGTCGTCGGCAGACATCGCCAGAGCCGGTAGGGCGATGACGATCACCACCGTGCTGCCTACGGGAGCGACGGACCGGTGCGTGACCAGGACGTCCGGTGCATCCTCGCCGAGGACGACCGTGGCGCCGCATGCCCACGTGGCCAATGCCCAGACGGCGGCCCGCCAGTGCGCCGGCAGGTCCAGTTGTACGTCGGTGCCGAGCTGGGCATCAGCCTCGTCGGCAAGCAGGTTCGCTGCCTTCGCTACCCAGGTGTGCAGGACGCGACCGGTGAG
It encodes:
- a CDS encoding TIGR03089 family protein, coding for MPPLATLLDRWANEPGQPRLTWYGRAGERVELTGRVLHTWVAKAANLLADEADAQLGTDVQLDLPAHWRAAVWALATWACGATVVLGEDAPDVLVTHRSVAPVGSTVVIVIALPALAMSADDVPSGAVDGAAEAMSQPDALIQPVSSVGATLRWDDQEDDLLATDIAGDRVLVQVDATDEANDALAALLRRMVGTWANGGSVVLVADPDADVDRIATQESARLIG
- a CDS encoding NAD-dependent epimerase/dehydratase family protein, encoding MPNTIEPGTRVLVIGSSGFVGSHLDAAFGDLGVELVRFDLHPDPHGQHETIVGDVRDVEALTEAMAGCTAVLNLAAAHHDFGISTETFESVNVGGARAVCAAMEHHGITNLCFYSSVAVYGEHSEPPDETTVPTPVNDYGRTKLAAEAVYREWESTATDGAPRRALIVRPAVVFGPRNFANLYKLIRQIHTRRFLPVGPGSNRKSMCYVTNLVEAIAYLWSAPSRLPSGEVEVYNYADKPDQTSRETVTEVYRALGRREPAVRIPLAPALLAAKPFDMVGRVTGRDLPVTSARVRKLSESETAFEAARIREVGFVPSVTLPEGIARMVRWYLSEGSSATPVVHIPPAEVSR
- the manA gene encoding mannose-6-phosphate isomerase, class I, encoding MNILTPAFQGARWGSTTLIPEFLGTRPSGNPVAEAWFGAHPSAPSGTDDGTDLGSLLARQPEQRLGRDVVTRFGERLPYLLKLIAPVRPLSLQVHPNLEQAAAGHRREEALGIQVAQRNYPDANHKPEMVYALSTFEAVCGFRAPRRVAELLDGLDAQLARQLAAILRRDPSAEGVRSAFARLLGHADGDEVTQVARGCRERLAAGDSPSPRADALVVMLADEYPGDPGAVTALLLNPVTLQPGEALFVPPGCVHSYLSGFAVELMANSDNVLRAGLTVKHVDVAELLATVDCVAAPPIRIAPETVGCTEVFYAPVDDFELSVATRAGGEPARLRGRGPRILLGLDGAITVAAGGIERVLARGESLFLGADETPVLLSGAGRLVQAGVP